Proteins from a genomic interval of Pseudomonas paeninsulae:
- the flgL gene encoding flagellar hook-associated protein FlgL — protein sequence MRISTIQAFNNGVAGIQRNYANATRTQEQISTGNRILTPADDPVASVRLLQLEQQQNVLTQHKDNLTAANNSLTQEEVTLNSVNTILQRVRELAVQAGNGALSLADRQSLSAELGAREEELFGLMNTRSARGEYLFAGFQGKTQPFVREGDGSYSYQGDEGQRKLQVASSLDLAISDNGKKIFQNVTNAGRLELSPAVGPYAPGSGLSVSAPLVQDEVAFSGTPPFPPAGIGIRFISDSQYVVYDQASPPTFPVTLPDPLVLKSGVVDDRSDTSDQLVFRGVRLQFDGLPLGGESILITADSARQKQGILDTIANLRTSLENPATGSQVNDAVAVALTNLDHGMTTVDGVRGEIGARLNIIESTQTDNEDVSLVNKGVQADLRELDYAEALSRLSFQTIVLEASQQSYVKIAGLSLFNQLR from the coding sequence ATGCGCATCTCCACCATCCAGGCGTTCAACAACGGAGTCGCCGGCATCCAGCGTAACTACGCCAATGCCACCCGCACCCAGGAGCAGATCAGTACCGGCAACCGCATCCTCACCCCGGCGGACGACCCGGTCGCCTCGGTGCGCCTGCTGCAACTGGAGCAACAGCAGAACGTGCTGACCCAGCACAAGGACAACCTCACCGCGGCGAACAATAGCCTGACCCAGGAAGAAGTCACCCTCAACTCGGTCAACACCATCCTCCAGCGCGTGCGCGAGCTGGCGGTGCAGGCCGGCAATGGCGCGCTCAGCCTGGCGGATCGCCAATCCCTCTCGGCGGAACTGGGGGCGCGCGAGGAAGAACTGTTCGGCCTGATGAATACCCGCAGTGCCCGCGGCGAATATTTGTTCGCCGGTTTTCAGGGCAAGACCCAACCCTTCGTGCGCGAGGGTGATGGCAGCTACAGCTACCAGGGCGATGAGGGACAGCGCAAGCTACAGGTGGCCAGCTCGCTGGATCTGGCAATCAGCGATAACGGCAAGAAAATCTTCCAGAACGTCACCAATGCGGGGCGCCTGGAACTTTCACCGGCAGTTGGCCCTTACGCTCCTGGTTCAGGCCTAAGCGTATCGGCCCCGTTGGTGCAGGACGAAGTGGCCTTCTCCGGCACTCCGCCGTTCCCGCCGGCCGGCATTGGCATCCGCTTTATTTCCGATAGCCAGTACGTGGTTTACGACCAGGCCAGCCCGCCGACTTTTCCTGTGACTTTGCCGGACCCCTTGGTGTTAAAGAGCGGCGTCGTCGATGATCGGTCCGATACCAGCGACCAGTTAGTTTTTCGCGGCGTGCGCCTGCAGTTCGACGGGCTGCCACTAGGCGGCGAAAGCATCCTGATCACCGCTGACTCCGCTCGGCAGAAGCAGGGCATCCTCGACACCATCGCCAATCTACGCACTAGTCTGGAAAACCCGGCAACCGGCTCGCAGGTGAACGATGCGGTGGCGGTGGCGCTGACCAACCTCGATCACGGCATGACCACGGTGGACGGAGTGCGCGGCGAGATCGGCGCGCGCCTGAATATCATCGAGTCGACCCAGACCGATAACGAAGACGTCAGCTTGGTCAACAAGGGTGTGCAGGCCGATTTGCGCGAGCTGGACTACGCCGAAGCCCTGTCGCGGTTGTCCTTCCAGACCATTGTTCTGGAGGCATCGCAGCAGAGCTACGTGAAGATCGCCGGACTTAGCCTGTTCAACCAGCTGCGCTGA
- the flgK gene encoding flagellar hook-associated protein FlgK, translated as MADLLSIGLSGLSANKTSLSVTGHNITNVNTPGFSRQDAVQATRNPQFSGAGYIGSGTTLVDIRRTYSEFLTTQVRSSTALSSDVEAYRGQIEQLDSLLAGTTTGITPSLQKFFSALQTAAEDPANIPARQLVLSEAEGLAKRFNTVSDRITEQNSFINKQMVAVSDQVNRLATSIASYNDAIAKASANGQQPNDLLDAREEAVRQLSTYVGVTVVAQDDNSLNLFVGSGQPLVVGSTTSRLEVGPGQGDPTRFEVSFVSGGSRQGITSLLTGGELGGLIRYRAETLDPTLNSLGRLALAVSDQVNTQLGQGLDLKGQVGTALFGDYNDTALAQLRVRAFASNTSNVQPALNITDTSVLTTSDYRLEYDGSNYSARRLSDGAAMTINPSSPGSYPATLTFTDAAGRDQGFELAIDSAPAAADKFLLQPTRRGATTISAQLDQPDQLAFAAPLRSEANLQNRGNGVIGQPAIDNVQDPLVPADLQALSPLTMTYSAPVAPATAGTLTLSAPGGVTFSPATLSITPGQSNTLSYMITSGGSTLEVSQAFSGRPESGDTFTLGFNQNGVSDNRNALKLVDLQNKQTVGVDPSMGISTGVSFTDGYGDLVERVGTLTAQARQDSEATGAILKQATNNRDSLSAVNLDEEAANLIKFEQYYNASAQVIQVARSLFDTLINTFR; from the coding sequence ATGGCTGACTTACTGAGTATTGGCCTGTCCGGGTTGTCGGCGAACAAGACGTCGCTGTCAGTCACCGGCCATAACATCACCAACGTCAACACCCCGGGGTTTTCTCGCCAGGATGCAGTGCAGGCCACGCGTAACCCGCAGTTCAGTGGCGCCGGCTATATAGGCTCGGGCACCACCCTGGTGGATATCCGGCGTACTTACAGTGAGTTTCTGACCACGCAGGTGCGCAGCAGTACTGCCCTCAGCTCCGATGTCGAGGCCTATAGAGGCCAGATCGAACAGCTCGACTCGCTGTTGGCCGGCACCACCACCGGCATCACGCCCTCGCTGCAGAAGTTCTTCTCTGCCCTGCAGACGGCCGCCGAAGACCCGGCCAATATCCCGGCGCGGCAACTGGTGCTGTCCGAGGCAGAAGGCCTGGCCAAGCGCTTCAATACGGTTTCCGACCGGATCACCGAGCAGAACAGCTTCATCAACAAACAAATGGTCGCCGTCAGCGACCAGGTCAACCGGTTGGCCACCTCGATCGCCAGCTACAACGATGCAATCGCCAAGGCCTCCGCGAACGGCCAGCAACCCAACGACTTACTCGATGCGCGTGAAGAGGCGGTCCGTCAACTGTCCACCTACGTGGGTGTGACCGTGGTGGCGCAGGATGACAACTCGCTCAATCTGTTCGTCGGCTCTGGCCAGCCGTTGGTGGTGGGTAGCACCACCAGCCGCCTGGAAGTCGGGCCAGGGCAGGGCGACCCGACGCGTTTTGAAGTGAGCTTCGTCAGTGGCGGCTCACGCCAGGGCATCACCTCCTTGCTCACTGGCGGCGAGCTGGGCGGGCTGATCCGCTACCGCGCGGAAACCCTGGACCCGACCCTCAATTCGCTTGGGCGACTGGCCCTGGCGGTCAGTGATCAAGTCAATACCCAGCTCGGCCAGGGGCTGGACTTGAAGGGCCAGGTAGGCACGGCGCTGTTCGGTGACTACAACGACACGGCGCTGGCTCAGCTGCGGGTGCGGGCGTTTGCGAGCAATACCAGTAACGTCCAGCCGGCGCTCAATATCACCGACACCAGCGTGCTCACCACCAGCGACTACCGCCTGGAATACGACGGCAGCAACTACAGTGCCCGACGCTTGAGCGATGGCGCGGCGATGACGATCAACCCCAGTTCGCCTGGCAGCTATCCGGCGACCCTGACGTTCACCGATGCGGCCGGTCGTGACCAGGGCTTTGAGCTGGCCATCGATTCCGCGCCAGCGGCGGCGGACAAGTTTCTGCTACAGCCAACCCGGCGTGGCGCCACCACCATCAGTGCCCAGTTGGATCAGCCGGATCAGTTGGCCTTTGCCGCGCCCTTGCGCTCGGAGGCCAATTTACAGAACCGCGGTAACGGAGTGATTGGCCAGCCCGCCATCGACAACGTCCAGGACCCGCTGGTCCCGGCGGATCTGCAGGCGCTATCACCGCTGACCATGACCTATTCCGCGCCCGTCGCGCCTGCCACGGCTGGGACGCTGACCCTGAGTGCACCGGGCGGCGTCACTTTCTCCCCGGCTACCCTGAGCATCACTCCGGGGCAGAGCAACACGCTGAGCTATATGATCACCTCCGGTGGCAGTACGTTGGAAGTCTCGCAGGCCTTCAGCGGTCGCCCGGAAAGTGGCGACACCTTCACTCTGGGCTTCAATCAAAACGGCGTATCGGACAACCGCAACGCCCTGAAATTGGTCGATCTGCAGAACAAGCAGACCGTAGGCGTGGATCCGTCAATGGGTATCAGTACCGGCGTCAGCTTCACCGATGGCTATGGCGATCTGGTCGAGCGAGTCGGCACTCTGACCGCGCAAGCCCGACAGGACAGCGAAGCCACCGGCGCCATCCTCAAGCAGGCGACCAACAACCGTGACTCGCTGTCGGCGGTCAACCTCGACGAAGAGGCCGCCAACCTGATCAAATTCGAGCAGTACTACAATGCATCGGCGCAGGTCATTCAAGTTGCGCGCTCTTTGTTCGATACCCTGATCAATACCTTTAGATAA